From a single Streptomyces liliifuscus genomic region:
- a CDS encoding FAD-dependent monooxygenase, producing the protein MNSTKSHRPDVFVIGGGIGGLSAALALTIQGLRVRLYEQAPEFGEVGAGLQLAPNCTRILHDYGLLDEAVQLGVLPEHMIMKDALGATELTRVDLKDMERRYGFPYLVIHRSDLHGVLLRGCERAGVELVTGARCVAYENIEGGARVTFADGNSDEAEVVLAADGLHSIARTLLVDDEPVNSAYVAYRGAVPFEQVRANEVHEKDVVLYVGPHCHFVQYPLRGGRMFNQVAVFQSPKALAGDDDWGTPDELDHAFEGTCQEIQKGLPLMWRDRWWRMFDREPLMKWVTGRIALLGDAAHPPLQYMAQGAVMAIEDGWVLAQHAGAQGAKRSEGGSGIDWEVALDAYEAVRPEHCRRVVLTARSWGALWHHVGVQREQRNAVMRSRDTYDYAFMDWVYGPTALKPDQEPEMFTAIPLDSVEV; encoded by the coding sequence ATGAACAGCACAAAATCCCACCGCCCGGACGTCTTCGTCATCGGCGGCGGAATCGGCGGACTCTCGGCTGCGCTGGCCCTCACCATCCAGGGCCTGCGGGTCCGTCTCTACGAGCAGGCCCCCGAGTTCGGCGAAGTCGGCGCGGGCCTGCAGCTCGCCCCGAACTGCACCCGGATCCTGCACGACTACGGGCTCCTGGACGAGGCCGTCCAACTCGGCGTACTGCCCGAGCATATGATCATGAAGGACGCGCTCGGTGCCACTGAGCTGACCCGCGTGGACCTCAAGGACATGGAACGCCGCTACGGCTTCCCGTACTTGGTCATCCACCGTAGCGACTTGCACGGCGTCCTCCTGCGCGGCTGCGAGCGGGCGGGCGTGGAACTGGTGACCGGCGCGCGCTGTGTGGCATACGAGAACATCGAGGGCGGAGCGCGCGTCACCTTCGCCGACGGCAACAGCGACGAGGCCGAGGTCGTCCTCGCCGCCGACGGGCTCCACTCCATCGCGCGCACGCTGCTCGTCGACGACGAGCCCGTCAACTCGGCTTACGTCGCCTACCGCGGTGCGGTTCCCTTCGAGCAGGTGCGCGCCAACGAGGTGCATGAGAAGGATGTCGTTCTGTACGTTGGGCCGCACTGCCACTTCGTCCAGTACCCGCTACGTGGCGGCCGGATGTTCAACCAGGTGGCGGTGTTCCAGTCGCCGAAGGCCTTGGCCGGTGACGACGACTGGGGCACCCCGGATGAACTCGACCACGCCTTCGAGGGAACGTGCCAAGAGATCCAGAAGGGCCTGCCGTTGATGTGGCGCGACCGCTGGTGGCGGATGTTCGACCGTGAGCCACTCATGAAATGGGTCACCGGGCGCATCGCCCTGCTCGGAGACGCGGCCCACCCGCCGTTGCAGTACATGGCCCAGGGTGCGGTGATGGCCATCGAGGACGGCTGGGTGCTGGCCCAGCATGCGGGTGCGCAGGGCGCGAAGCGATCCGAAGGCGGGTCCGGCATCGACTGGGAGGTGGCACTCGACGCTTACGAGGCCGTACGCCCCGAACACTGCCGCCGGGTGGTGCTCACCGCACGGTCGTGGGGCGCGCTGTGGCACCACGTCGGGGTCCAACGGGAGCAGCGCAATGCGGTGATGCGCTCCCGCGACACCTACGACTACGCCTTCATGGACTGGGTCTACGGCCCCACGGCGCTGAAGCCCGACCAGGAGCCGGAGATGTTCACGGCCATCCCACTGGACTCCGTCGAGGTCTGA
- a CDS encoding maleylpyruvate isomerase family mycothiol-dependent enzyme → MRTLRTTLAWVAEGTDLCRKALADLDEESYGAPSLLPGWTRKHIVAHVAANARALRNLMHWARTGEPTPMYSSPEQRLADIESGAQLPAAWLTAWFEESAQLLTYAMAELTEEQWRAEVLTAQGRTVPASEIPWMRTREVMVHAVDLGTAIRFADLPEEFCAELRHDIVGKRGSDTVHAVQGNNADITAYLAGRPYTGVTTGDGFPAEPLTPWL, encoded by the coding sequence ATGAGAACCCTTCGGACGACGCTGGCCTGGGTGGCCGAGGGCACCGACCTGTGCCGCAAGGCCCTCGCCGACCTCGACGAGGAATCGTACGGTGCGCCTTCGCTGCTCCCCGGCTGGACCCGCAAGCACATCGTGGCCCACGTGGCCGCCAACGCCCGGGCCCTCAGGAACCTCATGCACTGGGCCCGCACCGGTGAGCCCACTCCGATGTACAGCTCCCCGGAGCAGCGCTTGGCGGACATCGAGTCGGGCGCGCAGCTACCCGCCGCATGGCTCACCGCCTGGTTCGAGGAGTCGGCGCAGCTGCTGACCTATGCAATGGCCGAACTGACCGAGGAGCAGTGGCGAGCGGAGGTACTGACCGCCCAGGGGCGGACCGTGCCGGCCAGTGAGATCCCGTGGATGCGCACGAGGGAGGTCATGGTGCATGCCGTCGACCTCGGCACCGCCATCCGCTTCGCCGACCTGCCCGAGGAGTTCTGCGCCGAACTCCGCCACGACATCGTCGGCAAGCGCGGCAGCGACACCGTCCACGCCGTCCAGGGCAACAACGCCGACATCACCGCTTACCTGGCGGGCCGCCCGTACACCGGTGTAACGACCGGGGACGGCTTCCCGGCGGAACCCCTTACTCCGTGGCTGTGA
- a CDS encoding TSUP family transporter translates to MEPLLLPVVFLAVAAAFTLSASAGFGGSLILVPTLALVLGTKSGVALAALLLGANNLVKVFAYRTTLPYRKAVVVIALIAAGSFLGAKLLVSASEQVVTLAVLVSFAVAFLVETLDLSRWRRGGSPVMAFAAGATSGFSGTSGPLKGLAVRGLALDRLHLVGALSMASLVGDATKTAVWTDAALLTGGDYLVALACLPLMFFATFLGRRFNTRIGERGYTGLFWTVMAGYAGRLLAGL, encoded by the coding sequence ATGGAGCCACTTCTGCTTCCAGTTGTGTTCTTGGCTGTGGCTGCTGCATTCACGCTGTCCGCTTCAGCAGGGTTCGGTGGCAGCCTGATCCTAGTTCCCACTCTGGCGCTCGTACTCGGCACCAAGTCCGGGGTGGCGTTGGCAGCACTTCTTCTTGGCGCCAACAACCTGGTAAAGGTCTTCGCTTACCGAACGACCCTCCCGTACCGCAAAGCCGTCGTCGTGATCGCCCTGATCGCCGCAGGATCATTCCTGGGGGCAAAGCTGCTGGTTTCCGCGTCCGAACAGGTGGTAACCCTTGCGGTCCTCGTCAGCTTCGCTGTCGCGTTTCTCGTCGAAACGCTCGATCTCAGCCGCTGGCGGCGCGGGGGTTCCCCAGTGATGGCGTTCGCCGCGGGCGCGACATCCGGATTCAGCGGCACGTCCGGACCTCTCAAGGGGCTTGCGGTCCGCGGACTGGCTCTGGATCGTCTCCACCTCGTCGGGGCACTGTCCATGGCCTCACTCGTCGGGGATGCCACGAAAACCGCCGTCTGGACGGATGCCGCGCTGCTGACGGGCGGGGACTATCTCGTCGCCCTTGCGTGTCTCCCGCTGATGTTCTTCGCAACGTTTCTCGGCAGGCGCTTCAACACCAGAATCGGTGAGCGCGGGTACACAGGCCTGTTCTGGACAGTGATGGCAGGCTATGCCGGCCGCCTGCTAGCCGGCCTGTAA
- a CDS encoding fumarylacetoacetate hydrolase family protein, with amino-acid sequence MKLATIRLGDRTTTAVRVEGDTLVDLGLPDVGAVLASARGLDAAATAGGQQYAGPDAEFAPLVLRPTKVVCVGLNYQKHIKEMGRDLPEYPTLFSKFADTLVGALDDVRRPVETEQFDWEAELAVVVGRQVRRADEAEAEAAIAGFTVLNDVTCRDWQFRTREWLQGKNWDSTTPLGPFLVTTDEVGGPRPALDIRCEVNGQVMQQDNTGDLLFDPVHLVRYVSTIIRLNPGDIIATGTPGGVGHARTPQVFLQDGDTIVTEIEGVGRLENRVVSEGTL; translated from the coding sequence GTGAAGCTCGCCACCATCCGTCTGGGCGACCGCACCACCACTGCGGTTCGCGTCGAGGGTGACACCCTCGTCGATCTCGGTCTGCCGGACGTGGGTGCCGTACTGGCATCGGCGCGCGGTCTCGACGCCGCGGCGACGGCCGGCGGCCAGCAGTACGCAGGCCCCGACGCCGAGTTCGCCCCGCTCGTCCTGCGCCCCACCAAGGTGGTGTGCGTGGGCCTGAACTACCAGAAGCACATCAAGGAGATGGGCCGCGACCTGCCCGAATACCCCACGCTCTTCAGCAAGTTCGCGGACACTCTCGTCGGCGCCCTCGACGACGTCCGACGCCCGGTCGAGACCGAGCAGTTCGACTGGGAGGCCGAACTCGCCGTGGTCGTCGGCCGCCAGGTCCGGCGGGCCGACGAGGCCGAGGCCGAGGCCGCGATCGCGGGGTTCACGGTCCTCAACGACGTCACCTGCCGCGACTGGCAGTTCCGCACCCGCGAGTGGCTGCAGGGCAAGAACTGGGACTCCACCACCCCGCTGGGCCCGTTCCTCGTCACCACTGACGAGGTCGGCGGCCCGCGCCCCGCGCTCGACATCCGCTGCGAGGTCAACGGGCAGGTCATGCAGCAGGACAACACCGGCGACCTGCTCTTCGACCCGGTTCACCTGGTCCGCTACGTCTCCACAATAATCCGGCTCAACCCCGGCGACATCATCGCCACCGGCACCCCCGGCGGCGTCGGCCACGCCCGCACACCCCAGGTATTCCTGCAGGACGGCGACACCATCGTCACCGAGATCGAGGGCGTGGGCCGCCTCGAGAACCGCGTCGTCTCCGAGGGGACGCTATGA
- a CDS encoding FCD domain-containing protein, which produces MQASGNSIAHGVVPALESQVVDAAPYMGRPERDMRVASNRGHCRVYERIGAHDPGGAAEAMFTHITEAWLDRRSEPGGPVRLDRWRAPSRWWDGPRAGERCPTPRSVAV; this is translated from the coding sequence ATGCAGGCGTCGGGAAACAGCATCGCCCATGGGGTGGTCCCCGCGCTGGAGAGCCAAGTCGTCGACGCCGCGCCGTACATGGGCCGGCCCGAGCGCGACATGCGCGTCGCCTCCAACCGCGGCCATTGCCGTGTGTACGAGCGCATCGGCGCCCACGACCCGGGCGGTGCGGCCGAGGCGATGTTCACCCACATCACCGAAGCCTGGCTCGACCGCCGCAGCGAACCAGGCGGCCCCGTGCGCTTGGACCGTTGGCGAGCGCCATCGCGTTGGTGGGATGGCCCTCGGGCTGGTGAGCGTTGCCCGACCCCGCGCTCCGTCGCCGTATGA
- a CDS encoding IclR family transcriptional regulator, which produces MAKAMKNPPAYGVTSVDHALQLAVILQVEGPITVSEAARRLGVARSSAHRLLSTLVYRDFAVQNDDRSYRAGPVLEIAAKAQSNVGALRTAALGPLRTLVDTLDETANLTIRTGRTARFIASVECTRALRVGNREGMVFPAHQVSGGLVMLAALADDELTALYAHAPTDGSAEHPDLAELRGELRAVRSSGVAVNLERSERGLVAIGRGVTDPSGATIAAVSVSMPSVRYSPDRVKEIVSALTVAADRISAEMHEGVR; this is translated from the coding sequence GTGGCCAAGGCAATGAAGAACCCACCGGCGTACGGCGTGACGAGCGTGGACCACGCGCTGCAGCTGGCGGTGATTCTGCAGGTGGAGGGCCCCATCACGGTCTCCGAGGCCGCCCGGCGGCTCGGCGTGGCCCGTTCCAGTGCCCATCGTCTGCTGTCCACGCTGGTGTACCGCGACTTCGCGGTGCAGAACGATGACCGCAGCTACCGGGCCGGACCGGTTCTGGAGATCGCTGCCAAGGCTCAGTCGAACGTAGGAGCCCTGCGGACCGCCGCCCTCGGCCCGCTGCGCACTCTCGTCGACACCCTCGACGAGACGGCGAACCTCACCATCCGCACCGGCCGCACTGCTAGGTTCATCGCCTCGGTCGAGTGCACGCGGGCCCTCCGGGTCGGAAACCGCGAGGGCATGGTCTTCCCCGCACACCAGGTGAGCGGGGGGCTGGTCATGCTCGCCGCCCTGGCCGATGACGAATTGACCGCGCTCTACGCGCACGCCCCCACCGACGGGTCCGCGGAGCACCCGGATCTGGCGGAGCTGCGCGGCGAGCTCAGAGCCGTCCGGAGCAGTGGCGTCGCCGTCAACCTCGAACGTTCCGAGCGAGGGCTCGTTGCCATCGGGCGCGGAGTCACCGATCCGAGCGGCGCCACGATCGCCGCCGTGTCGGTGTCCATGCCGAGCGTGCGGTACTCACCCGACCGCGTGAAGGAGATCGTGTCGGCTCTGACCGTGGCAGCGGACAGGATCTCTGCCGAGATGCATGAGGGAGTGCGGTAG
- a CDS encoding ATP-binding protein: MDEISEGGPGNLPNAVTSFVGRRSELAEVRGLLGSARLVTLTGAGGVGKSRLAVETGIAARSAFPDGVWLIDLAAVREPELVEHAVATALGVANHSNQPAADRLIEYLGRRQTLLLFDNCEHLVQACAVLVDQLLRGCPRVRILATSRQVLDIIGGEYVYQVLPLPVPDPDTESSVEVLSRYESVRLLVDRARAITPGFVVDDINSLAVARLCAQLEGIPLAIELAAARLRSLHLDALVERLADRFGLLTGGSRSALPRQRTLRALIDWSYDLCTPEEQLLWTRLSVFSGGFDLQAAEHICADDGLPRERILDLTDHLVAQSIIQAVEGSGLLRFRMLMTLQEYAGERLKTHENVENVRDRHQEYYGALAVQVAANWSGPGQEAGLARLRADRGNMESALERCISTRRTQRALSMVSALRHHWCADGALSEGRRWLDLALALDAPRLPERATALWVAAWVSLLQGDDSAAEVRLTECDELAGEFGDQVSLCMARSLRGTVAFFRGDLRAALGHFDAASARLAEQGDVEGVLFNGFQTAIARALLQDHQAEQVARQVIAVSERNGEQWARARALYALGLYAWLNGDPDQAKSAARAGLQIQRGFNDHVGAAVMIELLAWVSTTNAEYDHAARLLGAIQSIWGVIGTSLTAFGPHLAGYHTQCEQELQRRLGGAEAFQARLDEGGRMDRRQAISYALNDPEAVAAPEPATTVEVLTPRQQQVARLVAEGLSNRQIAERLVVSTRTVDGHIERILAKLEFSSRAQVAAWVAGAASGVPASL; this comes from the coding sequence ATGGATGAGATATCTGAGGGTGGTCCGGGAAACCTTCCCAACGCCGTCACGAGTTTTGTGGGACGGCGCAGTGAACTGGCGGAGGTTCGCGGGCTGCTGGGATCCGCCCGCCTCGTGACGCTGACCGGAGCGGGCGGCGTCGGGAAGAGCCGGCTGGCGGTCGAGACGGGAATCGCGGCCCGATCGGCGTTCCCCGACGGGGTCTGGCTGATCGACCTGGCGGCCGTCCGTGAGCCCGAACTCGTCGAGCACGCCGTGGCGACCGCTCTCGGGGTGGCGAATCACTCGAATCAGCCGGCTGCGGACCGGCTGATCGAGTACCTGGGCCGCCGGCAGACGCTACTGCTCTTCGACAACTGCGAGCATCTCGTCCAGGCCTGCGCCGTGCTCGTCGACCAGCTGCTGCGGGGCTGTCCACGCGTACGGATTCTTGCGACGAGCAGGCAAGTCCTGGACATCATCGGCGGGGAGTACGTCTATCAGGTTCTGCCGTTGCCGGTCCCGGACCCCGACACCGAGTCCTCCGTGGAGGTGCTGTCCCGGTACGAGTCGGTGCGACTCCTCGTGGACCGCGCAAGGGCGATCACACCCGGGTTCGTCGTGGACGACATCAACAGCCTGGCAGTGGCCCGCCTCTGCGCTCAGCTGGAGGGCATCCCCCTGGCGATCGAGCTGGCCGCCGCACGGCTGCGATCGCTGCACCTCGACGCATTGGTCGAACGGCTGGCAGACCGATTCGGGTTGCTCACCGGCGGGAGCCGTTCCGCACTTCCCCGTCAGCGCACACTCCGCGCGCTGATCGACTGGAGTTACGACCTGTGCACGCCCGAGGAACAATTGCTGTGGACTCGCCTCTCGGTGTTCTCCGGCGGATTTGACTTGCAGGCCGCTGAACACATATGCGCCGACGACGGTCTGCCCCGCGAGCGGATTCTCGACCTCACGGATCACTTGGTTGCCCAGTCGATTATCCAGGCCGTCGAAGGAAGCGGGCTGTTGCGCTTCCGTATGCTGATGACCCTCCAGGAATACGCCGGAGAGCGCCTGAAGACGCACGAGAACGTGGAAAATGTGCGAGACCGGCACCAGGAATACTACGGAGCACTGGCCGTACAGGTGGCGGCGAATTGGAGCGGGCCGGGCCAGGAAGCCGGACTGGCCCGGCTACGCGCCGACCGCGGCAACATGGAATCGGCCCTGGAACGGTGCATCAGCACGCGTCGGACCCAGCGCGCCCTGTCCATGGTGTCCGCGCTGCGCCATCACTGGTGTGCCGACGGAGCTCTGAGCGAGGGGCGGCGCTGGCTCGACCTGGCTCTCGCGCTCGACGCACCACGACTGCCCGAGCGGGCCACCGCACTCTGGGTGGCAGCATGGGTCTCCCTGCTCCAGGGCGACGACTCCGCCGCCGAGGTACGACTGACGGAATGCGACGAGTTGGCCGGAGAGTTCGGCGATCAGGTCTCGCTCTGCATGGCGCGCTCGCTCCGCGGCACCGTCGCCTTCTTCCGCGGAGACCTCCGTGCTGCCCTCGGCCACTTCGATGCGGCCTCCGCGCGACTCGCGGAGCAGGGAGATGTCGAGGGCGTCCTCTTCAACGGTTTCCAGACCGCCATCGCCCGGGCCCTGCTCCAGGACCACCAGGCTGAGCAGGTTGCCCGGCAGGTGATCGCGGTGAGTGAGCGCAATGGCGAGCAGTGGGCCAGGGCGCGCGCACTGTACGCGCTGGGTCTGTACGCCTGGTTGAACGGCGACCCCGACCAGGCGAAGTCGGCGGCCCGCGCGGGTCTGCAGATCCAGCGTGGCTTCAACGACCATGTCGGCGCCGCGGTCATGATCGAACTTCTCGCGTGGGTCTCCACGACGAACGCGGAGTACGACCACGCGGCTCGTCTGCTCGGTGCGATCCAGTCGATCTGGGGGGTGATAGGCACGTCACTCACTGCCTTCGGACCGCACCTGGCGGGCTACCACACCCAGTGCGAGCAGGAACTGCAACGCAGACTGGGTGGCGCCGAGGCCTTTCAGGCCAGGCTTGACGAAGGCGGTCGCATGGACCGACGGCAGGCCATCTCCTACGCGCTGAACGACCCCGAAGCGGTGGCCGCACCCGAACCCGCGACGACGGTCGAGGTGTTGACCCCACGACAACAACAGGTCGCCCGCCTCGTCGCCGAGGGCCTCAGCAATCGCCAGATCGCCGAGCGGCTTGTGGTGTCCACCCGCACGGTGGACGGGCACATCGAACGGATCCTGGCCAAGCTGGAGTTCTCCTCCCGGGCGCAGGTGGCCGCCTGGGTGGCGGGGGCGGCGTCCGGCGTGCCGGCTTCGCTCTGA
- a CDS encoding cupin domain-containing protein translates to MTDQDSTVSPVSLTAEDRPDQPPVSPELVELYRGFEKALLVPLWTRIGDLMPEHPRSKAQPHLWEWKTLLDLAGRSGDLVPVGRGGERRAIALANPSLGGRPYATPTLWAAIQYLMPGENAPEHRHTQNAFRFVVEGEGVWTVVERDPVPMRRGDFLPQAGMNWHAHHNSADEPMAWIDGLDIPFQYDVEAQFFDFGRDELSEEEHATPDRSRSERLWGHPGLVPVSQFGRREGTPLLCYRWVDTDAALTDQLELEREGHPGTVGPGHALVRYINPTTAQDVLPTIRAQFHRIVSGAETTPRRETGSSVYQVFDGSGRVTVGDFSWSVRRGDLFVVPSWQPVSIRSEASLSDSDSGALDLFQFSDAPLFNKLNLFRTHIEENA, encoded by the coding sequence ATGACCGACCAGGACAGCACCGTCTCACCCGTCTCGCTCACCGCCGAGGACCGGCCGGACCAGCCGCCCGTCAGTCCCGAACTCGTAGAGCTCTACCGGGGCTTCGAGAAGGCCCTCCTCGTTCCGCTGTGGACCCGGATCGGCGATCTGATGCCCGAGCACCCCAGGTCGAAGGCGCAGCCGCACCTGTGGGAGTGGAAGACACTGCTCGACCTGGCCGGTCGCTCCGGCGACCTGGTGCCGGTCGGCCGAGGCGGCGAGCGCCGGGCCATAGCCCTGGCGAACCCCAGCCTGGGTGGCAGGCCCTACGCGACGCCGACCCTCTGGGCGGCCATTCAGTACCTGATGCCCGGCGAGAACGCACCTGAGCACCGGCACACCCAGAACGCCTTCCGGTTCGTCGTCGAGGGCGAGGGCGTGTGGACCGTCGTGGAGCGCGATCCGGTGCCCATGCGCCGTGGTGACTTCCTGCCGCAGGCCGGTATGAACTGGCACGCCCACCACAACTCGGCCGACGAGCCCATGGCCTGGATCGACGGCCTCGACATCCCCTTCCAGTACGACGTCGAGGCACAGTTCTTCGACTTCGGCCGGGACGAGCTGTCCGAGGAGGAGCACGCGACGCCCGACCGGTCGCGCTCGGAGCGGCTGTGGGGCCACCCGGGGCTGGTGCCGGTCTCGCAGTTCGGGCGCAGGGAGGGCACACCCCTGCTGTGCTACCGCTGGGTGGACACCGACGCCGCTCTGACCGACCAACTGGAGCTGGAACGCGAGGGCCACCCGGGCACGGTCGGGCCCGGCCACGCGCTGGTTCGTTACATCAACCCCACCACCGCGCAGGACGTCCTGCCGACCATCCGCGCCCAGTTCCACCGCATCGTCAGCGGCGCGGAGACCACCCCGCGCCGGGAGACGGGTTCGTCGGTCTACCAGGTCTTCGACGGCTCCGGCCGGGTGACCGTGGGCGACTTCTCCTGGTCGGTCCGGCGCGGAGACCTCTTCGTCGTCCCGTCATGGCAGCCCGTGTCGATCCGGTCCGAGGCATCGCTCTCCGATTCCGACTCCGGCGCGCTCGATCTGTTCCAGTTCAGCGACGCCCCCCTCTTCAACAAGCTCAACCTGTTCCGCACCCACATCGAGGAGAACGCGTGA
- a CDS encoding WD40/YVTN/BNR-like repeat-containing protein — MTISDEELARSKNISVDQVQLLCRARGTTNETLEALPEAAVRRALLRLDFPDLPTARGVFRLKQERSDDGSVRPHALGTAYEQVKALLSREAPSATAGVPTGPNGHRLRGGPTPTGGLQLANWVWLGPGNIGGRTRGMVIHPVQPDKMWAVSAGGGVWRTEDGGAQWEPVDDFLENLACACIARDPSDASTMYVGTGEAFQNLDAIRGNGIFVTTDAVDWNPIAATQTPDFQFVSRIAVSQSGEVVLAATSTGLFRSVDAARATWTKVLDNPLGDVRFDPQDSSKAVAGALRDGAAWFSRDGGLTWDLAANGPWIGRVELAYAEKDPDIVYASVQMTTGQIWRSQDGGATYQQKMTRTPGGLPSDYLSSQGWYDNTIWAGDPTDADLVLVGGVNLYRSTDGGDHLAEISTWSDPRSAHADQHAIVSHPSYDGVTNRTVFFGNDGGVFKAEDLAVVGSEPEPPFVNGWTELVNNYGVTQFYAGAGHTGSGKIIGGAQDNGSLTFDPALGTQDWQPFFGGDGGWCASDPTDPNVFYGEYVFLNIHRNTDGGTTDDTQGDRYISGQFFNFAIHDWDWKQVPFRITDAKNEDALFIAPFVLDPNNENRILAGGLSLWRTDNAKQPNTATTGPTWKAVKPNAATMISAIAVARGDSNVVWVGHEDGMVFRTANGTATTPTWQRVGATGPSPLTPRRFCTCITVHPTDPGTAYVAFGGYERGNLWVTTDGGEHWTNLATALPRAPIRALAVHPRRTKLLYCGSEVGLFASDNAGASWSPTNEGPTNCSVDDLFWMDETLVCVTHGRGMFRIDLSTVP; from the coding sequence ATGACCATCTCGGACGAAGAGCTCGCCCGGTCGAAGAACATCAGCGTCGATCAGGTGCAGTTGTTGTGCCGAGCCCGGGGTACGACGAACGAGACGCTTGAGGCCCTGCCCGAAGCCGCAGTGCGGCGGGCCCTGCTGCGTCTCGACTTTCCCGACCTGCCGACCGCCCGTGGGGTCTTCCGCCTCAAGCAGGAGCGCAGCGACGACGGTAGCGTCCGGCCGCATGCCCTGGGCACGGCCTACGAGCAGGTGAAGGCTCTGCTGAGTCGCGAGGCCCCATCGGCGACCGCGGGTGTGCCGACCGGTCCGAATGGTCATAGGCTCCGGGGAGGGCCGACCCCGACGGGCGGTCTGCAGCTGGCCAACTGGGTGTGGCTCGGCCCCGGGAACATCGGTGGGCGTACCCGCGGCATGGTGATCCACCCGGTGCAGCCGGACAAGATGTGGGCCGTGAGCGCCGGCGGCGGTGTGTGGCGCACCGAGGACGGAGGCGCCCAGTGGGAGCCTGTCGACGACTTCTTGGAGAACCTCGCGTGCGCCTGCATCGCGAGGGACCCGTCCGACGCGTCCACGATGTACGTGGGGACCGGTGAGGCGTTCCAGAATCTCGACGCCATCCGGGGCAACGGCATTTTCGTCACGACTGACGCGGTCGACTGGAATCCGATCGCGGCCACCCAGACTCCGGACTTCCAGTTCGTGAGCCGGATCGCGGTGTCGCAATCCGGGGAGGTCGTCCTCGCCGCCACCTCCACCGGTCTCTTCCGCAGCGTCGATGCAGCGCGGGCCACCTGGACCAAGGTCCTGGACAACCCTCTCGGCGACGTACGATTCGATCCGCAGGACAGCAGCAAGGCGGTCGCCGGCGCGCTGCGGGACGGTGCGGCCTGGTTCAGCCGGGACGGCGGTCTCACCTGGGATCTAGCGGCCAACGGTCCGTGGATCGGCCGGGTCGAGCTCGCGTACGCGGAGAAGGACCCGGATATCGTCTACGCGTCGGTCCAGATGACCACCGGCCAGATCTGGCGGTCGCAGGACGGCGGAGCGACCTACCAGCAGAAGATGACACGGACCCCGGGCGGCCTCCCCTCGGACTACCTGAGCAGCCAGGGCTGGTACGACAACACCATCTGGGCCGGGGACCCCACCGACGCGGACCTGGTGCTCGTCGGCGGCGTCAACCTGTACCGCAGCACGGACGGCGGCGACCACCTGGCCGAGATCAGCACATGGTCAGATCCCCGCTCGGCGCATGCCGACCAGCACGCCATCGTCTCTCACCCCTCCTACGACGGAGTCACCAACCGAACGGTGTTCTTCGGCAACGACGGTGGCGTGTTCAAGGCGGAGGACCTGGCGGTTGTCGGAAGCGAGCCGGAGCCTCCGTTCGTGAACGGCTGGACCGAGCTGGTGAACAACTACGGCGTAACCCAGTTCTACGCCGGGGCGGGCCACACGGGCAGCGGGAAGATCATCGGCGGTGCACAGGACAACGGCTCGCTCACCTTCGACCCGGCCCTCGGCACCCAGGACTGGCAACCGTTCTTCGGCGGTGACGGCGGCTGGTGCGCCTCCGACCCGACCGACCCCAACGTCTTCTACGGCGAGTACGTCTTCCTGAACATCCACCGCAACACCGACGGTGGCACCACCGACGACACACAGGGTGACCGCTACATCAGCGGCCAGTTCTTCAACTTCGCGATACACGACTGGGACTGGAAGCAGGTGCCGTTCCGTATCACGGACGCAAAGAACGAGGACGCGCTCTTCATCGCGCCCTTCGTACTCGATCCGAACAACGAGAACCGGATCCTGGCAGGCGGGCTGTCGCTGTGGCGGACAGACAATGCCAAGCAGCCGAACACTGCCACCACCGGGCCGACCTGGAAGGCGGTAAAGCCCAACGCCGCCACGATGATCAGCGCGATCGCGGTGGCGCGCGGTGACTCGAACGTGGTGTGGGTGGGCCACGAGGACGGCATGGTCTTCCGTACCGCCAACGGCACTGCTACGACGCCCACCTGGCAGCGCGTCGGCGCGACCGGCCCGAGTCCGCTGACGCCACGTCGCTTCTGCACCTGCATCACGGTGCATCCGACGGACCCGGGCACCGCCTACGTCGCGTTCGGCGGATACGAGCGGGGCAACCTGTGGGTGACCACTGACGGCGGCGAGCACTGGACCAACCTGGCCACCGCTCTGCCGCGCGCCCCGATCCGCGCCCTGGCGGTACATCCGCGGCGGACGAAGCTGCTCTACTGCGGTAGCGAGGTCGGGCTGTTCGCCAGTGACAACGCCGGCGCGAGCTGGTCGCCGACGAACGAGGGCCCGACCAACTGCTCGGTCGACGACCTGTTCTGGATGGACGAGACGCTGGTCTGCGTGACTCACGGCCGCGGAATGTTCCGGATCGACCTCTCGACGGTCCCGTAA